From Pseudomonas arsenicoxydans:
CGCTTCAAGTGAAATATTGAAGCGTTCGGCTGCGTACAGTTGCGGGATCAGGTAGACGTCCGCCAGCCCCGGATGATCGCCAAGGCAAAACCCCGCCTCGCCAATCAATTGTTCCACCGCCGCCAGCCCCTGGCTGATCCAGAGGCCGATCCACTCCACCACCTGTGGCTCATCGTGTCCCAATTGCCGCAGCTTGTTGAGCACGCTGACGTTGTGCAGCGGATGCACGTCGCAACCGATCAACGCCGCCACACCGCGCTCATGAGCGCGGGCAGCGAGGTCTTTGGACAGCAGCGGCACCTGTGGATAACGCTCCTCCAGGTACTCGATGATGGCCGGTGACTGGATCAGCAATTCGCCCTCATCCGTGCGCAAGGCCGGTACGCGGCCTTGCGGATTGATGGCCAGGTACCGCGGCTGACGATGTTCACCGCCTGGCGGCGCGATCAGGTTGATCGGCAGCGCCTGATAGTCCAGGCCCTTGAGCGCCAACGCGATGCGCACCCGGTAAGACGAGGTCGAACGGTAATAGGTATAGAGTTCCATGACCCGATCCTCTTAGCGCGCCGCCACGACTTTGCCACGGCATTCGCCGAAGCCGATGGACGCAAAACCGTCACGGCTGCAACGGGCACGCAGGATGATTTCGTCGCCGTCTTCGAGGAATTTACGCACCTCGCCCGAGGCCAGCTCAATCGGCTTTTTCCCGCCTTCGGTGATTTCCAGCAGGCTGCCGAACTGACCGTTCTCTGGCCCCGACAGCGTGCCCGAACCGAACAGGTCACCGGACTGCAACTGACAGCCGTTGACGCTGTGGTGCGCGACCATTTGCGCCACGGTCCAGTACATGTGTTGGGTGTTACTCAGGGTCAGGCGATGGGCGGGCAATTTTTGCTCGCGCAGGCCTTCGGTCAGCAGCAGGACTTCCAGTTCGATATCGAATGCGCCCGTCGCTTGATCGCGCTTGTCGAACAGATACGGCAGCGGCTGCGGATCGCCTTCAGGACGCGCAGGCTGAGCACGGCGGAATGGCTCCAGCGCTTCGGCCGTCACCACCCAAGGCGAGATGCTGGTGATGAAACTCTTCGACAGGAACGGGCCCAGCGGCTGGTATTCCCAGGCCTGGATGTCGCGCGCCGACCAGTCGTTGAGCAGGCAGAAACCGGCGATATGATCGGCGGCATCACCGATGGCGATTGACTCGCCCATCTCGTTGCCCGGACCGATCCAGATGCCCAGCTCCAGTTCGTAATCCAGGCGCGCACACGGGCCAAAAGTTGGCTCGGTCTGCCCGGCTGGCAAGGTCTGGCCCTTCGGACGGCGAACATCGGTGCCGGACGGGCGAATGGTCGAGGCACGGCCGTGATAACCGATCGGCACGTACTTGTA
This genomic window contains:
- the maiA gene encoding maleylacetoacetate isomerase; amino-acid sequence: MELYTYYRSTSSYRVRIALALKGLDYQALPINLIAPPGGEHRQPRYLAINPQGRVPALRTDEGELLIQSPAIIEYLEERYPQVPLLSKDLAARAHERGVAALIGCDVHPLHNVSVLNKLRQLGHDEPQVVEWIGLWISQGLAAVEQLIGEAGFCLGDHPGLADVYLIPQLYAAERFNISLEAYPRIRRVAALAATHPAFIKAHPANQPDTP
- the fahA gene encoding fumarylacetoacetase; translation: MTQTSITRSWVASANGHTDFPLQNLPLGVFSVNGSAPRSGVAIGEHIFDLEAALDAGLFDGAARTAVEATRGGQLNGFFELGREARVALRERLLELFAEGSTLRGKIEAQGAKLLPLAADCAMHLPAKINDYTDFYVGIEHAQNVGKLFRPDNPLLPNYKYVPIGYHGRASTIRPSGTDVRRPKGQTLPAGQTEPTFGPCARLDYELELGIWIGPGNEMGESIAIGDAADHIAGFCLLNDWSARDIQAWEYQPLGPFLSKSFITSISPWVVTAEALEPFRRAQPARPEGDPQPLPYLFDKRDQATGAFDIELEVLLLTEGLREQKLPAHRLTLSNTQHMYWTVAQMVAHHSVNGCQLQSGDLFGSGTLSGPENGQFGSLLEITEGGKKPIELASGEVRKFLEDGDEIILRARCSRDGFASIGFGECRGKVVAAR